In the genome of Candidatus Eisenbacteria bacterium, the window GCGGGCGATCGTCTCGCGCAATTCCCGAGCGCTCATCAACTCCATGCCGATCCCGCCGCCGTCGTCATACGGCTCCAGCATCGCGGCGGTGCGCGAGCCGAGTGTGCCATCGGCGAACAACTTCACCCCGCCGATTCGGAATCGATCGTCGCCGGTGCCGCTCTCGATTCCGACCGACAACAGCGCATCGAGCTGTGCATGGGGAACGTGCGCGAGCACCCGCACGCCGCCGCCCGGCGCACCGGCCAGGGCGCGGCGCAGCACGCGCGACTCCTCGGGGCCTTCGAAGACGTGAACCGAGGTGATGCCCTCGGCGTGCAATCGCGCCACCGCGTCACGGACGCGTGCGAGATCCCGATCGCGCTCCGGCGCGGCCAGCGCCACGAGGGGGCGCACGGCGTGTTCCCGCGCCACTCCCGTCAGGCGTCCGTGTCGGTCGCGGTCGAAGCGTCCACCCGCGGGATCCGAAACGCGCTCGTCGAGCCCGGCGAGTTCGAACGCGCGGCGACTCGCCCACACGGCGTGGAAGTCCTTGCTGTGAAGCACCACCGCGCGCCCCGCAGCCGCGGCTTCGAGCGACTCCCAGTCGGGCCCGTCGCTCCAGTGTTCCGCGACCCAGCCGCGCCCGATCAGAACCGCGTCGTCTCGGGTGGCTGCGAACGCGCGCAGCCGCTCCACCACCTCGGCGAGCGTCGCGGCGGGGTCGATCGTCAGCTCGCCTGCACTCCGCGCCCACGCCACCAGGTGCAGATGTGCGTCGGTCAGCCCCGGCGTCACGCTTGCGCTTCGCGCATCGATCTGTCGGGTTGCGGCTCCGCGCCATGGCGCGAGTTCCGCGCGAGTGCCGATCGCCACGATCCGGCCCGCCCGCAATGCGATCGAGTCCGGTCGCGGTCCGTCCGCGGTCGGCACGCCCCAGAGCCGGGCGTTCTCGACGATCAGATCCGCCGTATTCACGATCGCGCCGCCTCCACGCGGTTGCTCAGGACGCCCACGTCATCGACTTCGATCTCGATGTGATCTCCGATCTCGACCGGACCGATTCCGGCCGGCGTCCCGGTCGCGATCACGTCGCCGGGCTGCAGCGTCATGATCCCGGAAATGAAGCTCACCAGTTCGGGAACTGGAAACAGCAGATCGCGCGTGTGACCGTGCTGGCGCTCGACACCGTTGACGCGGCACTTGACCGCCTGGTCGGAAGGGTCGCACCCGAGCGCCACCCACGGACCAAGCGGCGCAAACGTATCGAAGCCCTTCGCGCGTGTCCATTGGCCGTCGAGCTTCTGATAGTTCCGCGCGCTGACGTCGTTGAACGCGGTGATCCCGGCCACGTGGTCGAGCGCCAGGGCCACCGGCACCCGGCTCGCGACCCGACCGATCACGACCGCCATTTCCGCCTCGGGATCGAGGCGCGTGACCCCGACCGGATAGCGGATCACGCCCCCGTGGCCGATCACGGCACTCGGCGGCTTGAGAAACAGCAGGGGCTCCAGAGCTGGCACGGCGCCCGGCAGCACGCTGGCGCTCTCCGCAATGTGCGCGCGGTAATTGAGGCCGACGCACACGATCTTGCCGGGCGCGACTGGCGCCAGAGGCTCGACGTCGGCAAACCGGTCGAACTCGCGGGCGAGCGCACCGCCCTCCCATGGTGCGGCGGTGAGACGCTGATAGCCGTCGTCCGCGAGTTGTCCGAAATACACGGCACCGTTCAACCGGTAGCGGCCGATGCGTCGTACGGAGGAGCGGAGCATGAGGCGTCAGTCTCCGCAGCCGGACGACCGCGGTCAAGACGCGTTTCTCGCACGCTCCGCTGCACTCGGTCATCGGCCTCGGGTTTGGTCGTCTCCGTGAGGCTCTGATACCGTCGCGCGTCCATGTCCAAACCCACCCGAAAGCCGCGCGCACGAACCAGCGATTCGGCGCAGCGCCTGCGTGATCGCATTCAGAAGCGTCGGGCACATCTCGCCGTCATCGGACTCGGATACGTCGGATTGCCGCTCGCGGTCGAGTTCGGCAAGGCCGGCTACCACGTCACCGGAATCGACATCGATGCCCGCCGGGTTCGGGACCTGGCGCGCGGCCACTCGCACGTTCAGGACGTTCCGAGCGCCGACGTCCGTGAGCTCGTGAAACTGGGTCGCTTCGATGCGACCACCGACTTCAGTGTGTTGCGGCGCGTGGATGCGGTGAATGTGTGCGTCCCGACGCCGCTCTCCAAACAGCGCGACCCCGATGTCTCCTACATCGTCTCGGCTGCGCGCGAAGTTGCACGCTACCTGCATCCCGGAACGCTCGTGATCCTCGAGAGCACCACGTATCCGGGGACCACCGAGGAGCTGATCCTGCCGATGCTCGAAGCGACCGGCATGAAGGTCGGGTGCGACTTCTTCCTCGCCTTCTCGCCGGAACGCGTCGACCCGGGCAATCCGCGCTTCAACACCCGCAACATTCCGAAGGTCGTCGGCGGCATGACTCCGGCCTGCACCGAAGTGGCGGTCGCGCTCTACCAGCAGCGGCTCGAGACCGTGGTGCCGGTGTCGTCGCCTCAAG includes:
- a CDS encoding nucleotide sugar dehydrogenase — protein: MSKPTRKPRARTSDSAQRLRDRIQKRRAHLAVIGLGYVGLPLAVEFGKAGYHVTGIDIDARRVRDLARGHSHVQDVPSADVRELVKLGRFDATTDFSVLRRVDAVNVCVPTPLSKQRDPDVSYIVSAAREVARYLHPGTLVILESTTYPGTTEELILPMLEATGMKVGCDFFLAFSPERVDPGNPRFNTRNIPKVVGGMTPACTEVAVALYQQRLETVVPVSSPQVAEMVKLLENTFRSVNIGLVNELALMCARMKIDVWEVIEAAGTKPFGFMPFYPGPGLGGHCIPIDPFYLSWKARASGFEARFIELAGHVNAHMPEHVVDLVAHSLNQHGLAVRGSRVLVLGVAYKAGIDDTRESPSHDIMETLRLRGARIEYSDPHVPTFEFAGRTLRSVALTPKRLGQYDCIVVATAHREFPYASILRHAKGLVDTRNAFKGKRSPKIVRL
- a CDS encoding fumarylacetoacetate hydrolase family protein, with protein sequence MLRSSVRRIGRYRLNGAVYFGQLADDGYQRLTAAPWEGGALAREFDRFADVEPLAPVAPGKIVCVGLNYRAHIAESASVLPGAVPALEPLLFLKPPSAVIGHGGVIRYPVGVTRLDPEAEMAVVIGRVASRVPVALALDHVAGITAFNDVSARNYQKLDGQWTRAKGFDTFAPLGPWVALGCDPSDQAVKCRVNGVERQHGHTRDLLFPVPELVSFISGIMTLQPGDVIATGTPAGIGPVEIGDHIEIEVDDVGVLSNRVEAARS
- a CDS encoding amidohydrolase, which encodes MNTADLIVENARLWGVPTADGPRPDSIALRAGRIVAIGTRAELAPWRGAATRQIDARSASVTPGLTDAHLHLVAWARSAGELTIDPAATLAEVVERLRAFAATRDDAVLIGRGWVAEHWSDGPDWESLEAAAAGRAVVLHSKDFHAVWASRRAFELAGLDERVSDPAGGRFDRDRHGRLTGVAREHAVRPLVALAAPERDRDLARVRDAVARLHAEGITSVHVFEGPEESRVLRRALAGAPGGGVRVLAHVPHAQLDALLSVGIESGTGDDRFRIGGVKLFADGTLGSRTAAMLEPYDDGGGIGMELMSARELRETIARAFAGGVSCAVHAIGDRAVRSTLDAVEAAGEPARVRLRVPPRIEHAQLVHALDVPRFARLGVAASMQPSHAVTDTPTARTAWASRLDTAYPWRTLETAGARLAFGSDAPVEPPSGAGGLFACVARRAPGTSDESVMSPAQRLDLERALVGFTRGPAALDGRGRQGGRLEPGAHGDLVVWDRDLFAAAGDSLAAARPLATLLAGELVHRDASVAAEVGEVSTCRS